Proteins encoded within one genomic window of Episyrphus balteatus chromosome 1, idEpiBalt1.1, whole genome shotgun sequence:
- the LOC129906478 gene encoding sorting nexin-16 produces the protein MSLRAIKKRDSSKPYKKYLPGSRPRKFSPESQPELRKLSRSYPDISRPEDTGHPLYSSRLSSKSDGDVQKLAASFKGNTNLLGAKSEVCLKTISVHNTVHNNTRGGVGVSSAGRNDTMPLQGAHSDRYLSRSNYAESRATSTSQNSISLNETRRRMSECSISNRFGRSVASSEFGERTGFTDTSAVRIPIIGYEVMEERARFTVYKLRVENPFTNDCWLVLRRYTDFVRLNNKLKQAFPTLTLHLPRKKIFGDNFNSVFLDNRVQGLQMFVNSIMSKEELRKFKLVREFFCLDEPPTYSESMEECRAIFEAQEETIAHLKMQISSKNDLILSAQQKLSAALSENEQLRESLKKISIGCPKCTPNGSATNQLPRASQ, from the exons ATGTCCCTACGTGCAATAAAAAAACGCGATAGCTCTAAACCATATAAAAAATATCTCCCCGGCTCTAGACCACGTAAATTCTCCCCCGAATCACAACCAGAATTACGTAAACTATCTCGATCCTATCCGGACATATCGAGACCAGAAGATACTGGTCATCCTCTGTACTCGTCTAGATTATCTTCGAAATCTGACGGTGATGTGCAAAAATTAGCAGCCTCATTCAAAGGCAATACAAATTTACTTGGTGCTAAATCAGaagtttgtttaaaaacaatttctgtGCATAATACAGTTCACAATAACACTCGAGGTGGCGTTGGTGTCAGTTCAGCTGGAAGAAACGACACAATGCCACTTCAAGGTGCTCACAGTGATCGATATTTGTCGAGATCAAATTATGCCGAGAGTAGAGCAACAAGCACTTCACAAAATAGCATATCACTCAATGAAACTAGACGACGAATGAGTGAATGCAGCATTTCGAATCGTTTTGGTCGAAGTGTGGCCTCCTCTGAGTTCGGTGAACGAACTGGGTTTACTGATACAAGTGCTGTTCGCATTCCTATAATCGGCTATGAAGTGATGGAAGAACGTGCTAGATTCACTGTCTATAAGTTGCGTGTAGAGAATCCTTTTACAAATGATTGTTGGTTGGTTCTTCGTCGTTATACTGACTTTGTCCGTTTGAATAACAAACTAAAGCAGGCTTTTCCTACTCTAACTCTTCATCTGCCGAGGAAGAAGATATTTGGAGATAATTTCAATTCGGTGTTTTTGGATAATCGGGTGCAGGGTTTACAGATGTTTGTTAATTCAATTATGTCTAAAGAAGAGCTTCGGAAGTTTAAATTGGTGCGAGAATTCTTTTGTTTGGATGAACCACCTACGTATTCGGAGAGTATGGAAGAATGCAGG gcAATATTTGAAGCACAAGAAGAAACGATAGCACatttgaaaatgcaaataagTAGCAAAAATGATTTGATACTTAGTGCACAGCAGAAATTAAGTGCTGCTTTGTCGGAGAATGAACAACTCAGAGAGAGCTTAAA AAAAATCTCAATTGGATGTCCCAAGTGTACCCCAAATGGGTCTGCAACAAATCAACTGCCAAGAGCGTCACAATAA
- the LOC129906939 gene encoding SH3 domain-containing protein Dlish → MAFLCPVRIRRGKKKKSSNNDVDKELSRPGSGLGLNHGMGRITGSASIETLVRVGIEKEHGLSPDSKMVVLHDFTPCVDDELEVKRGQIVNILYRENDWVYVIGQDTRQEGFIPHSYCAPYNTQLADLAIKKKLPRDQSLPNDLTEGIHSDAIKLELLDDPVPQLGGGGGNGGSGGLSNGMQSPLKNSQASLSSEPDFLPFAKDPSGRYIVLYTFIARDENDVSVERGEFVTVLNREDPDWYWIVRSDGQEGFIPSGFVYPADSVLQSKPIGGQSPAKHLNPDLCANNGVVGNNNNNNPLQNGQIGPPSNTANAPAVGGGNGQLAQPMNNNCGTLQAAAGGGPPQQLGVGADDLRYHGTELVMLYDYKAQAPDDLSVRRGDWIYADLNNQTVDGWLWAYAPKTRKYGFIPKAYARPPAMTSL, encoded by the exons ATGGCATTCCTGTGTCCCGTCAGAATACGTCggggaaaaaagaaaaaat CTTCCAATAACGACGTGGATAAAGAACTCTCTCGACCGGGATCGGGACTTGGACTTAATCATGGAATGGGACGCATTACTGGCTCGGCTAGCATTGAGACTCTAGTTCGAGTGGGAATTGAAAAAGAGCACGGACTTAGTCCAGACTCGAAAATGGTTGTATTGCATGACTTCACCCCGTGTGTTGATGATGAGCTGGAAGTGAAACGAGGACAAATAGTGAATATACTTTACAGAGAAAATGACTGGGTGTATGTGATTGGACAGGACACTCGACAAGAGGGTTTTATACCACATTCATATTGTGCCCCCTACAATACTCAGCTCGCCGACTTAGCCATAAAAAAGAAGCTACCCAGAGATCAGAGTCTGCCGAATGATTTGACCGAAGGCATTCACAGTGATGCAATAAAACTGGAACTTTTAGACGATCCAGTGCCACAATTGGGTGGAGGCGGTGGTAATGGTGGTAGTGGAGGACTAAGCAATGGAATGCAATCACCGTTGAAGAACTCACAGGCAAGTTTAAGCTCGGAGCCAGATTTCTTGCCATTTGCCAAAGATCCCAGTGGTCGATATATCGTCCTGTATACGTTCATAGCTCGCGATGAGAATGATGTCTCAGTTGAGCGTGGAGAATTTGTGACAGTTCTGAATCGAGAAGATCCCGATTGGTATTGGATTGTGAGAAGTGATGGTCAAGAAGGTTTTATTCCGTCTGGATTCGTATATCCAGCTGATAGTGTATTACAAAGCAAGCCGATAGGTGGACAAAGTCCAGCTAAGCATCTGAATCCAGATTTGTGTGCAAATAATGGAGTAGTGggtaacaataataataataatccctTGCAAAATGGTCAAATTGGACCACCCAGCAACACAGCAAATGCACCTGCTGTAGGAGGAGGTAATGGCCAATTGGCACAGCCAATGAATAATAATTGTGGAACACTACAAGCAGCCGCAGGAGGAGGTCCACCTCAACAACTTGGTGTTGGAGCCGATGATTTGCGTTATCATGGAACAGAATTGGTTATGTTGTATGATTATAAG GCACAAGCACCAGATGATTTATCAGTTAGACGTGGCGATTGGATTTATGCTGATCTGAATAATCAAACTGTAGACGGTTGGTTATGGGCATATGCACCGAAAACCCGTAAATATGGTTTTATACCAAAAGCCTATGCACGTCCGCCAGCCATGACAAGTCTTTAG